The region GTTAAAAGTGAACCAACCACACCACACGAAAAGGACGAAGATAGTACACGAACAAACTTCAAATGGATGAAGCTTCAATGGTTGCAGGAGGTGGATAAACGCAACATCACACTCAAAAACACGCGAATGATGGAAAAGATGAAGACGAGATGCTCTGCTTTTCTTCCCCtttcaaaatgttttctttGCCAAAGATGAAAACTTTCCGCCTAATACCACACATGTAAGCaacacaaagaagaaaaaaaaaaaattaaaagttgaaagCACTGTGATACATAAGCAATGTAAAAAAATAGTcaagaaaagttaaaatattattttcgtttgtttatttctttttatccaataaaaatttcaaatcactttttttaatcgttttcaaatgagttttagtttaatccttaaaaatattattctctAGTTTTTATTCATCCCAAATTATAAATCATAGCTTTTATTCGGAATATTTATTTTGAGATAAATCAATCATGTTCATTTTACATatctttgaaaattttaaaataataatatgtattataagaaaactcttaaatatcGACCAATTTTAGTAATGATTACAAATatgtttagagaccaatttagaaactaatttcctaattagaccaatttagacattaattattttggtagccaaaatctTGATATCTAatgttaatgaccaatttaaaaactaatttataatggaaactatattttaattatcaatttagaaaccaatttgaAATTACTTTAGttaataacaattttcaatttataaattgatacctaaatttgttactataatgactaattattttgtcAATTGATTATCATTCAAAGATTCTCTTGTAGTGATATCACTACAGTGATAAACAATTACTttgaaaatatcatttaatgttttttttttcaacacacATTTAATTAATCAGTACAGTATAATATTAGGTCTCAAAACTCTTAATTGTTAGAAcgataaaaaacaaaatgaatatttacaattactaaattaaaattcactCACTATATATCTTTATAGAATTATACGGGAGTAGTAGTTACTTATGATTATCATTTAACTTTTGTTCAAGGCATATCGATATGTATCATTAAAtacttattataaaattagtcattttattgagttatatatgtttttaatttttaaaattttttttgaaattgaaatttgtacATGTTGTAAATTTTGGTAGAGTTTTATATGtgaactttaaaaatgaatagacATGATCTTCGTAacttaatataattaaagttttttgaCATATCAAGATgacattttataatattgagttgtttatacttttttacATGTTAGTAACTTAAAGGTCGATTTAGAACACAATTTAACACTTTGTTGgataaaaaatactataatcatttattttcgatatttgaaaactaaaatgtataaaaatttaaaatagaattagaATTTCAATTATGCGCCAAATTCAAGGATTCcatacatattttatatgtaaaaataaacataacaaacaaaattaaaatttccttAGTTTTTCTCTTTATGATTACTGccaataaaattcaaatatagaaaataaaacacTAGTTCAATAATACAAGTCCCACACCTTACATCATTTACTATATTGCTACAATTGAGTTTATCTTtacatataaaacataaaatttaaaagttaaatattttcatctcATATATCAAATTAACTTTCAccaaaaacttttatttaaataatataacaacatatattaatattatattgtttaacTTATCATTGTTATTTAGTCAAAAGAATCATTCGGATCATATctcaattataactaaaaataatactaGAAATAAAAAACCAGACACAAGAAATGACATAAACATTGCCACTCATTACCAACTAGCTTTCTGAAATGGATAATGTATGGTCTCAATCACTACTAATCACCGTGAGTTTCTCCTACATTCGTGGTAGACCTAAAACCATTACTCCCTTAATTCTTCTATATAAACCTCTCGATGTCTCAGTTTCAAATTGAGCACATGCACCATTCTTTCTCCCGAGGACACCAGGGAGAGACACCGAAAGCACATTTCGCGTCTCTCATTGGTTTCTAGGCCTCCCAATTAATAATGGAGGAGCAACCAAAAAGGAAACCTAGTCCCCTCCGAAAAATTGTGGCGGTGTCATCCATCGCCGCCGGTATCCAATTCGGATGGGCCCTACAACTCTCCCTTCTAACACCGTATGTACAAACCCTAGGTGTTCCTCACGCTTGGGCTTCCTTCATCTGGCTCTGTGGTCCTATCTCTGGCCTCCTAGTTCAACCCATTGTAGGATATAGTAGTGATCATTGTAAGTCTCCTTTCGGTCGTCGTCGTCCCTTTATCCTCGCCGGTGCACTTGCCGTTGCCGTCGCCATTATCCTTATTGGCTACGCCGCCGACATAGGACACTTAGCCGGCGATGACATCACCCAGAAAACCCGTCCACGCGCCGTCGCCATTTTCGTCATTGGCTTCTGGATCTTAGATGTTGCAAACAACATGCTCCAAGGTCCATGTCGCGCCTTCCTCGGAGACCTGGCTGCCGGTGATCAACAGAAGACGAGAATTGCAAACGCGCTCTTCTCTTTTTTCATGGCTGTCGGAAACGTCCTGGGCTATGCCGCAGGATCCTATGACAATCTCCACAAGATCTTCCCTTTCACAGAAACTGAGGCATGCAACGTCTTCTGCGCAAACTTAAAGAGTTGCTTTTTCTTCTCCATTATTCTTCTCCTTGCATTATGCATCATCGTTCTCGCTTGCGTGAATGATCCGCAGTTCACACCGCCATATGAGGAGACGAATGCTGAGGAGGCAGAGAACTCACACTTTTCATGCTTCTGCGGAGAGTTGTGCATTGCATTCAAGGGATTGAAAAAGCCAATGTGGATGCTGATGCTAGTGACAGCTGTTACCTGGATTGCGTGGTTCCTGTATGTGTTGTTCGACACTGACTGGATGGGTCGTGAGGTGTACGGCGGTGAAGTGGGAGAAAAGGCGTATAATGCTGGTGTGCATGCTGGTTCTTTGGGACTCATGTTGAATTCAGTGGTGTTGGCTGTGGCGTCCTTGGGTGTAGAACCTTTGGGTCGCTTGGTTGGGGGAGTGAAGTGGTTGTGGGCAATTGTTAATGTTATTCTCGCAGTGTGCATGGCAATGACTGTGCCCATTGCAAAAATCGCTCAGCATCAACGCGCCCTTAACCCTGCCCTCATTGGAAACCCTTCAATGGATGTGAAAGTTGGTGCCTTAGCCTTCTTCTGCGTCCTTGGTATTCCTTTGGCGGTAATCTTTCTATCTTTTCTCACCATTTATGAAACAATTTATTAGGGATTTCATCTATCATCACTTGTTTAGATACAAGATAGaagaattttcaaaaaaatctgAATAACATCTTTAATTATCGCTTCAAATTACAATCGTCGATGTAAACTAATACATTTCTGTATCAGGTTACGTATAGTGTTCCCTTTGCTCTAGCCTCTATCTATTCTAGCAACTCAGGAGCAGGACAaggtatatatacatatacatagttaccattttcttaattaattttttcattaagctttaaagtttttttaaggTGAGTAAATGTTTAAGcctaaataaaaatgtataaccCTTTTGTTTGCTTCAAAATTTTTAGGATTATCTCTGGGTCTTCTCAATGTTGCAATTGTGGTTCCTCAGGTTAGAATACATTTACTTAATATGTTGACATCTAATTATGTTTTGTCATAACTATATCAAGAATTCTTGAATATAACATATACAACTTCCTTTGTGGACCAACGAATTTCAATGAAGACTACTTATATATTTGGTTTGAACAGATGATTGTATCTGCAATTAGTGGACCATGGGATGCTTGGTTTGGTGGTGGCAACTTGCCGGCGTTCGTGTTGGGTGCGGTGGCGGCCGCCATAAGTGCTATACTGGCAGTAGTTGTACTTCCAAACCCCAAGAAAAAAGATGAAGCCAGGATTCCTAGCCTCTCCATGGGAAGCTTCCATTAATGGCTAGAGCATGGTATGCTCCtccatacatatatacatgGGAAGGAAAACGATGAAGTCTATGGATTCAAAGATGGTGCATGTGCTccagaaattaattattaaatccTTAAAATGTTTACACAACTATCATAGCTTGTGCAAAAATATCCATGTTATGTAGCTATCATCGCTTGTGCAAAACATCCTTCTTTATATAGTTGGATGCTAAATATAAAGGGATTTTATTCTAGAAAACATcttcaagttaaatatatatatatacacatatatatatatatatacatatatatatatatatatatatatatatatgtatatatacatatatacgtatatatgtatatatacatatatacgtatatatatatatatgtatatatacatatatatatatataagtatatgtatatatacatatatatatatatatatatatatatatatatatatatatatatatatatatatataaaagtaaagcTATCATATCCTTTTTCCTTAAGTGGTATTTCAGACCTTAGTCTcttaatttataagaaaaaaactcGAACATCTCAAACTACCGTTTTcgatttttatttctaaattaaatttaataatattttaaaaaaaaattgcaaataatttatataaatattttggagaaattaCTTTCTTACACACAactgtaaatattttttatagatttgAATTCAATTGTCTTCACGTATTGAAATCTACCACGATGTCATTTCTGACAAAAAAATTGCGTGGTTccaaaagttacaaaaaaatatatttttgataatCATCATCATTAGTTGAcaactcatttttttattaagaacaaTATCAAATTGTAAatgataattttgtaattatattatttagtgtCAATCACAGTGGAAGAGAGTGCATGAACTTCTTATCTTAAGGAAGTTTGGAgagtgttaaaatttaatttttttaatattcttagaTGTTAAAAATACTGATGAACTTGGAAGAGAACGGAATAAAATATAGATCGGAACCACTAAAAGCAATATCAACATACTTAAGTATAATATAAGAAGGATGGGGAATCTGTTGTAGGTGAATTCATCTCAACTACTAGACTCCACTactaatcaatttttcaaaCGAGTACTTAATTAATAATGTTATGGGTAAGAAGTGAGAAATTTTTGTTAACCTATCGTCATAACTCGTATAGAATCAAACTTTAGAATTATTTATGCAAAGTCGACTACAAAATTCTTTGCTATATTGTCTCATTCATACTTGTATGTATATCTAATAGTTATAGGTTTCGATAACTTTCTTGCAACAAAGTATGTTGCTTCATACTACTTGCTTAGGCTactaaaaatttttatattgcacaataattttcttgcaaatttgttaaaaaaatttgtaaaaaaagactttttcttactattttttctaaaaattttaatttgcaggtaattccttcacgggtaattatttcctacaaaattataaaattcgcaagtacttcctacaaaatttgttgccaaaaatgttttatacataatattttgcaaaaaaattgacagcaatttcctacaatttttttcataacaaaatttataagtatttcttacaaaaaaaatttcaaaacaaaactgacaggaaatataagttttttagtagtgttatTCTTATGCCACCAAAGCATTTTTTTTCAAGACCTTGGTACATTTTTGTTGTACCTGCATATATACTCAATTtgctattatttatttcttcaaatatCATCTTCAATTCAAACTTTTCCCATTATTTTGTCCTAACAAACTCCTTTTCTCTTGAATGAATTAATAAATTCTTTGAATGTCACAAATTTTCTTCTATAAGTCGTTGGTAATGTTTAGTTTCATTTTATCATGGCTTATTGTAACtgataaattcatatatatatatatatatatatatatatatatatatatatatatatatatatatatttctaatcaAATTTATCTTGTTCATTTATAGTGAAGAGATATGTAGGGATTTTCCGCTTAACGCATATGCTAGTACATTTAGTTTTCTAGAGTgataatgtaatttaaaatcataatcttTCAATAGTTTCATTCATCTCCTCTATCACAcaattcatttttatcaaataagtaATTTAAACTCTTACGATCGCTAAAATCCTCAAACTTACTACCATACAATAGTGTctctatattttaaatgtcaaaaCAATCTCGTTtctgttttgttgttgttctaGTAATTTGACCTACATGCACACtctctgttttttatttatcacgAACAATTGGGTAGTGCAATTCCAGTTatgatttttgtcttttttttaaataagaccttcgtgaaaaagagaaaaaaagaatcattgaaaaaagttaagaaatgaaaaatagttgAAGTGGAGGTTAGTTTTAATTGGCCATAACAAAGGTGGATTAATTCACTTGTTTTGGGCTCAATCTTGAGATTAAGACAAAAATCTTTATTATTCTAATAGAGGACTACCtcaagattccatacaagaagaacttgaagatgaacctttacaatttaaaggacctatgacaagcgCAAGGAGCAAAAGATTGAAAAATCAAAACTATTCAAGGCTCCTGATGCTACAAGCAATATGAAAttcaaagaatatgaagatcatggcttgaagcacatttgaaggatagttttaggaaaattagtttatgtttttagactttGAGTTTCCtcttaaaaattagttatgttcaatgtttttgggctttgagctttcttttataaattagtttatgtttttatgttttgggcttggGCGTACTTGTAAGGTTCTCAGGTTTTattaaacttatgtgcctatatatagaggtgCCAAAAACAATGTAggcacttttagtcatatattcaatttgatttgattaacatctttgtggcgaatcttcacttgacttatcaatctacTAGACTGTGGTGTCCgccatctctgtcttattccgcgttcttctctgatttattcatgtcgtgcctcttgaggattcaaattcagaaacgatcatactctttcttggataggatcgtatcaaattcaattacattttatttttgttttaagtttgtCACTCTATTCTAATGCCATTCATAGTTTCATTTTGTTGTGCTAGCCTTGTTTCATTgcctttaatttcttgcttgtccaTTGTTGGTTAATCTTTCCATTTTCTTGAAATTCATTCCTTTGAGTTTAGCTTTTATTGTGTTCAAGCCTTTTATTGCTTTCTTTCCTGGGCTATTCTTTTGTGTGCTTTGAATTATGGTATAGGGAGAACTCTATCATGGTGAACCCATATTTGGAGGTAGCATATTGGAAGGTGGTTATTCAATTAAAACTCCAAGATAAGGACCTTTCAAAGGAGATTACCATATTCAAAGTGAGGGGAGAAAAAGAGCCTAAACACAAAGAGAGTTGTTTCGAGAAAACTAGCCACACTAACATTTGTTCTTTCCATTTCTTGTGTAAAAGGCCATTGCATCAATTGTCTTGGAAGAGCCTTAGGTGTTCTTCCATATTTTGGCTTTTAAACATGTTAGTAATTGGTGTAGACGATGAGTGTGTCTTGCCATCAAAAGCTACAAGCCTCACCATAAGGAATTCGACTAGTCTGCAATTTACCTTTCACGTTTGGATGAGAAAATTCTTCATGATTATTCGCACATAAAGTGGCtaatttatcttttacattCTACAAAACAGATAGGGCTTCTGAGAGTGAGAAGAGCCTGGGAATGTCCATAAAGGATTTGAATtcctttttaaacttttaatggACTCCAAAGTAAGTATCCATTCCCACAAATATACCTTTGTTTGGTAATTTGCTACTAATGACTTTGGACCGGATAATGCAGTATGgaaaaactttatttcaatgGTGGATCTTGTAATAAGATcagttttgaatattttttccaTCTGCAATGACATAATACGATATTTCTTTCCTCTAAAATTCTTTGGGAAGGATATTTGGACCCATCATTGACTTATTGTGCTCCTGTATATAAGCAATGGCTTCAATGACTTTTTCATATTTCGATGGAAGTAGTTGACTTTCTACATAAGGTTGGGGTGGTTAATAAGgtgcaaaagaaaatattggaTCTCTCTTATCTCAGAATCTCAACTAGGTGATTCATTTGAAGATATGGTAAGGGAAAAGATAGATTCCTCATTTGCAGAGCTTTGTTCATAACCTAGGAAGCTCTGACACGGCGTTGGAGTTACACTTCCCCGTTTCGGAGGCGCACCAGACACGGACACTTGCCGGAAGCGCGAACGACGCGGTTTCAAACGCTGTTATTTGCGTACAACCTTCTGTCTGGACGCGTAAAAAGGACACGTTTGCGGTGTTGCAAAATCGTGGAACGCGGACACCGTTGCAGAGTTGCCACCGTTTACCGTTGCAGGCAAAATAAAGATTCCACGAAGAAGAGAAGATAGGAAAGGGAAAGTtaggtgaaagaaaaaaaaatctgaaaacaAAACCTAATCATattcttattaatataataatttagttattttatataataaatttgttttaatttcacGGATCCCAAAATAAATCTTTTCGGTTATCACATTCTCACTTTATCtatattttcttccttcttaatataatattttatttaaagaaattttaatttgttttattagtatataatatatcatattataattaattttaatctatgacatcttttattttttatatttaaataatttaatttatattacattaatttatatgattatataattaatatattttactagaTACATGTCCcgtatttcaaataaatatatataaattattttatataaaaaataaaaataaagataaatacataaataattttaaaaaattatatagaattaaaataaaaactttaacaaaataatcttcaaatatatctatttgaatatctttatatctcatcttttaataataagaatCGTATACATGTCCTATAAATACATAAAGAGACTTACaaaatatacaaagaaaaaagaaatcaattagaggaaaaagaaagaaacgtTGAGATATAGTGAGCGAAACACATAGTCATTGCAAAAAAGCTCTTggaggaagaaggaagaagctcaaatagaagaataagaagaaatatattttgagtAGAAGAAAGAAGTAAATACTGAGAAAAAGAAGTGTGTAGAAAAAGGTAAGTACTCTTTACGTCTCTTCTCGTTCTATCTATTAAATTCTTTTCCTTCTATTTATTAAATGCTATCCACACCCTCTTTTCCTTCTACTTATTAAATCCATCCgttaaatgataataatttaactttttaatactTAATATGATATTCTATGCATCCAATATATTTGCTATAACTTATACATGTGAGGGTACTACGTTCCTTATTCTCACTAAGACAAAAAAGCCCTATAACGTCACCCATATAACGTCTGTCCAGAAAAAGTTCCACATTGAAAATGatcggtggcatttttgtaaattatttgacttttttaacgtTTGTCCATTCCAACACAaacgtaatttaacgtctgacccacaGTACCCCgacgttatgtaaaaattaacgtATGAGCTCTTTGCccccgacttaatttaacgtctAACCCATTCTTccccgacttaatttaacgtctgacccctTCTGCACCGATGTTAAGTAATGTCTGACCACGCAACCCCGAcgtcaatttttgggttttctctACGCGAAACGCATAAACCCTAATTGTTTCATCGTGCAACCAATTTTTCGCGAAGCTTCTCCACCAGTGACCACCACTCTGAGCTCCTCCAGGTAATTTTTGaacatttttcaccaccaaacttgttgggatttgattgtggattgattttaggcgttttgaaccaaatattttccgttttcatccccatttgaaGTGTTTCGCGATCCTTCCCGTTGACGACCATTATTTCGACCTCCTCTAGGTGAGTTTCGAACATTTTTCACCACAAACTGGTTGGGATTTGattgtggattgattttaggcaTTTTCAACCGAATATTATGTGTTTTCATCCCTATTTGCATcgttttgagattattttgcttgttatctctttttcattgtatgtatataattgcttgtatttttttattttgcaattataatttttatcttagactatttttttatagtttttttggcctatttatttttttaattgaatttttataataatatttgtaaacttacgaaataaaattatatttattgttatttttaaaattggactaattgtatttgattttttaatattattgttgcattaatttttattttatgtatgtagatttattatggATTCATTGTGGACCAATGTCGATCTTCCgtctatggattcattgaacctcaaaccattaaaccttcgggaaactcacatgaccatatcaaactttatttgcaaacatggatggttgagtcaaataaaGAGATCTACTTTGCGCCATACATTGATGCATAGGTGTTTTTgctagtaatatattttatgaagtattattaattatttatgctaagtacttgtgattgatggtaggtatcattggcaactatgtgtcatcattccaagacaatgcacGGTTGTATGGTTTTATTTATGCCATAAGAAGATTCCACctgctttgaaaaacatgttacaagagtaagtattacttttttttcaatcttaacctatgtatctacttagttataaaaactatcatatgttttatgtttccaaaattttattagaattgTGCATAAGCCTATAGGCTAAcaacttaaagtattatatccAAATGTTAGAACTCATTcagtttaaagttattaatttctgtatgtcaacttattactttgatatgtgtttatgttatttataagTGTTTAGTGTAACAAGCGAGAAGATTCATGAGaatgtggatattatgtcatgtcttggataagaacaatTATTCGAGCTACAATTAAAGATGAATGGATagaggtaataatatatatatatatatatatatatatatatatatatttcatatgttataaatcatatcaaactttaaagaatgatattcatacataataaaattgtattactttttcagtggttcaagaatccatcacctcTACCTGATCACATTATCCACACACTAAGATAGGAGTGGGCAACATATCTATTGGAAAGATGGAGTTGATACCACAGAAATTAGAACTCCTTTAAAAAACTTTgttgtataaaaatatcatgttgaaacttttaatttggtgttatttatattattttagaatatatgttgaaacttaagtgtTATTAGATATAATTGTAACTCCAAAATTGTgctgaaattattatgaaactgttatgggaatttgttgattttcaggtgtgggaatgttgtaaaaacaaccaaattaaaaaaaaacagggCAGTTTGACGTCTGGTGGTGCTCTAacagacgttatttaacgtttGAGCTTATCATGGCTGACGTTATTTAACGTTTGTCAAAACCTAACAGAAGTCAAACTGCTAAGTTTTTTAGCTCCATTTAGTGCGAAAATTGACGTCTACTACTTTTGGTCCTGGCGTTGGATAACGTCGGACCCCTATTgccccgacgttaagtgacgtctgcTCTATTTTTCGACGTTGTTTTGACGTCACCCAATACGACGTCGATGTTTGGACAGACATCAAAGGTCAAAAATATCGGACATTAAAAGGCTGTTTTATGTTAGTGTctttttacaatataaaataatttaataatttaacattactttaaaaatatattctattataaataattatattttatatttattattatattatacatgatactttattagtttt is a window of Vigna unguiculata cultivar IT97K-499-35 chromosome 4, ASM411807v1, whole genome shotgun sequence DNA encoding:
- the LOC114181619 gene encoding sucrose transport protein SUC8-like is translated as MEEQPKRKPSPLRKIVAVSSIAAGIQFGWALQLSLLTPYVQTLGVPHAWASFIWLCGPISGLLVQPIVGYSSDHCKSPFGRRRPFILAGALAVAVAIILIGYAADIGHLAGDDITQKTRPRAVAIFVIGFWILDVANNMLQGPCRAFLGDLAAGDQQKTRIANALFSFFMAVGNVLGYAAGSYDNLHKIFPFTETEACNVFCANLKSCFFFSIILLLALCIIVLACVNDPQFTPPYEETNAEEAENSHFSCFCGELCIAFKGLKKPMWMLMLVTAVTWIAWFLYVLFDTDWMGREVYGGEVGEKAYNAGVHAGSLGLMLNSVVLAVASLGVEPLGRLVGGVKWLWAIVNVILAVCMAMTVPIAKIAQHQRALNPALIGNPSMDVKVGALAFFCVLGIPLAVTYSVPFALASIYSSNSGAGQGLSLGLLNVAIVVPQMIVSAISGPWDAWFGGGNLPAFVLGAVAAAISAILAVVVLPNPKKKDEARIPSLSMGSFH